A genomic region of Pelodiscus sinensis isolate JC-2024 chromosome 1, ASM4963464v1, whole genome shotgun sequence contains the following coding sequences:
- the EPCIP gene encoding exosomal polycystin-1-interacting protein — MVPVSCHKHYFLLVGFLGFGFLGFCLNSSVRGQKNNTLIFTKENTIRNCSCSAEIHDCDYSLANLMCSCKTILPYTIHRASYHSDLIVWFTDTSLLGMLLNFTVVHYLKLSLCGTTPLPTEYLAILGLRKLRINSEIKGQFLEQNLTIYNSGDNEMRDKLKMIQKDRQMFLYISVLDTSLFNRYSLLKSYSVENVSSFTDRFPSLPYSDMFSATTNKSYVVTFIY, encoded by the coding sequence ATGGTGCCAGTATCCTGCCATAAGCACTATTTCCTTTTGGTCGGCTTTCTTGGTTTCGGCTTTCTTGGTTTCTGTCTTAACAGTTCTGTGAGAGGTCAGAAGAACAACACCCTGATTTTCACCAAGGAAAACACAATTCGCAACTGCAGCTGTTCTGCTGAGATCCATGACTGTGACTACAGCTTGGCAAACCTCATGTGCAGTTGCAAAACCATCTTGCCTTATACAATACATAGAGCCAGCTACCACAGTGACCTAATAGTTTGGTTCACAGATACGTCTCTGCTTGGAATGCTGTTGAACTTCACAGTGGTGCACTACCTGAAGCTTTCACTCTGTGGCACCACTCCTCTACCAACAGAATATCTGGCCATTTTGGGATTGCGAAAACTCCGAATAAACAGTGAAATTAAGGGCCAATTTCTAGAACAAAATTTAACAATCTACAATAGCGGTGACAATGAAATGAGAGACAAACTGAAAATGATACAGAAAGACAGGCAAATGTTTTTGTATATTTCTGTCTTGGATACATCTCTTTTCAACAGGTATTCTTTACTGAAGTCCTATAGTGTGGAAAATGTCTCCAGCTTTACAGACCGCTTTCCAAGTCTGCCATATTCTGATATGTTTTCAGCTACTACTAACAAAAGCTATGTTGTAACATTTATTTACTGA